One genomic segment of Hippoglossus hippoglossus isolate fHipHip1 chromosome 22, fHipHip1.pri, whole genome shotgun sequence includes these proteins:
- the ndufaf1 gene encoding complex I intermediate-associated protein 30, mitochondrial: MSLSKITRFPSARLLSSIHQQQLLLPPVSPLTVPTRAVIQGEYRRPGKPKENKFPWQKINFNFSKGLGGIKKHFMLLKTEFSDRWVGPEGKPVLEHMLEQNRVMWEFRGPESLEEWTVSSDHEIGGQSEAHLKLGKNNTCFLHGSLSSTPPRDGETRYSGYCTMRSKQPLFSFDRKKHHDWSSFNTLHLRVRGDGRPWMINIATETYFSHQRDDIYSYFLYTRGGPYWQDVKIPFSKFFLTHRGRIQDDQHHLWLDKVNTVGFTLGDKADGPFQLEIDFIGVCKDYAHTEEFAYEVYKRNPEV; this comes from the exons ATGTCCCTGAGTAAGATCACACGTTTCCCCTCAGCGAGGCTGCTGAGCTCcatccaccagcagcagctgcttctccCCCCCGTCAGCCCGCTCACTGTGCCCACAAGAGCTGTGATCCAGGGGGAGTACAGACGACCCGGGAAGCCCAAGGAAAACAAGTTTCCATGGCAGAAGATTAACTTTAACTTCTCCAAAGGTTTGGGGGGAATAAAGAAGCATTTCATGCTGCTGAAGACGGAGTTCTCTGACCGCTGGGTCGGTCCAGAGGGCAAACCGGTTCTTGAGCACATGCTTGAGCAGAACAGAGTGATGTGGGAGTTCAGAGGTCCAGAGAGCCTGGAGGAGTGGACCGTGTCCTCAGATCACGAGATAGGAGGCCAGAGTGAAGCCCACCTGAAGCTGGGCAAGAACAACACCTGTTTTCTGCACGGGAGCCTGAGCTCGACTCCTCCGAGGGACGGAGAAACACGCTACAGTGGCTACTGCACCATGCGCTCCAAACAACCACTG TTTTCATTTGACAGGAAGAAGCACCACGACTGGTCCAGTTTCAACACCCTGCACCTGCGGGTACGCGGCGATGGTCGTCCATGGATGATCAACATCGCCACAGAAACCTACTTCTCTCACCAGAGAGACGACATATACAGTTACTTTCTGTACACCAGAGGAGGACCCTACTGGCAAGACGTCAAG ATTCCTTTCTCCAAGTTCTTCCTGACACATCGTGGGAGGATACAAGATGATCAGCATCATCTCTGGCTGGACAAG GTCAACACTGTTGGATTTACTTTGGGAGATAAAGCAGACGGTCCGTTCCAGCTGGAGATCGACTTCATTGGCGTCTGCAAAGATTACGCTCACACTGAGGAGTTTGCCTACGAGGTTTACAAGAGGAATCCTGAAGTTTGA
- the nusap1 gene encoding nucleolar and spindle-associated protein 1 — protein sequence MDLDAMKYAELRNVAKELGLKGNMKADKLLKLIKQHYQKEKNEEEEEEEQGQGPAAAAVEEDVNAGQGAAQESEDATSQEEVSSTAAFVNTRRGRGNGTKRKVSDTEAECDVSPPTAAEGDVEVAASAAPRGARRSKKRKVSSVKDSDQTEPQKESQVPESEQQLSDAADEAPGTEKATKVAKAGKIPRYQGLQQKKQLKPVTPNFKKLHEAHFNKMESIDSYMQRKTKQMDTYRASVKELKNLSDKTKLQQADGKTRAKANQSRTSILSPAPVNKRTADGRRTLLSASKAPPKEAAGKEDAPFRPSVLSTRRINVRFTEATKDNEFKRSLVKTPARKSACVTSSTPQIQTTGEVKSINVKTTTFSAANTPGAFIFTGNTSTAETPGTQKKQSFDLKASLSRPLSYKPHTGKLKAFEDVKENTTTAADKSLISNSHQTNYKKHQVQTRDNRREKHTADRKQKKESVLGARRGLVMM from the exons ATGGATTTGGACGCAATGAAATACGCAGAGCTGCGAAATGTCGCCAAGGAGCTCGGGCTGAAGGGAAACATGAAG GCGGATAAACTGTTGAAGCTGATCAAGCAGCATtatcagaaagaaaagaacgaggaggaggaagaagaagagcag GGTCAAGGtccggctgcagctgctgtagagGAGGATGTAAACGCAGGACAAGGCGCTGCTCAGGAGAGTGAAGATGCAACGTCTCAGGAAGAAGTTTCCAGCACCGCAGCGTTTGTGAACACACGTCGAGGCAGAGGAAACGGTACCAAGAGAAAGGTCTCTGATACGGAGGCTGAGTGTGATGTGTCTCCCCCGACTGCTGCAGAG GGTGATGTGGAAGTGGCTGCGTCTGCTGCACCCCGTGGTGCGAGGCGTTCAAAGAAGAGGAAAGTGTCTTCTGTCAAAGACTCTGACCAAACCGAGCCTCAGAAGGAGTCCCAGGTCCCAGAGAGCGAGCAGCAGCTGTCTGACGCGGCGGATGAAGCCCCTGGTACAG aAAAGGCAACAAAAGTAGCCAAAGCTGGTAAAATCCCTCGTTACCAAGGCctgcagcagaagaagcagTTGAAGCCCGTCACTCCCA actTCAAAAAACTCCACGAGGCCCACTTTAACAAGATGGAGTCCATTGACTCTTATATGCAGCGGAAGACGAAGCAGATGGACACCTACAGAGCTTCAGTTAAAGAACTCAAG AATCTTTCAGACAAAACTAAACTGCAGCAAGCTGATGGCAAAACCCGAGCA AAGGCAAATCAGAGTCGTACGTCCATCCTCAGTCCTGCTCCCGTCAACAAGAGAACAGCTGACGGCCGACGCACTCTGCTCTCAGCGAGTAAAGCTCCTCCGAAGGAAGCTGCTGGGAAGGAAGACGCTCCGTTCAGACCCTCTGTCCTTTCCACTCGCAGGATCAATGTTCG GTTCACCGAAGCCACCAAAGACAATGAGTTTAAGAGGTCCTTGGTGAAGACGCCGGCTCGCAAGTCAGCCTGTGTGACCTCGAGCACGCCACAAATACAGACGACTGGTGAAGTCAAGTCCATCAATGTCAAGACTACAACTTTCTCTGCTGCAAATACTCCAG GGGCGTTCATTTTCACTGGCAACACAAGCACCGCTGAAACCCCTGGAACACAGAAGAAGCAGAGTTTTGACCTGAAGGCGAGTCTGTCTCGTCCTCTCTCCTACAAGCCGCATACAG gTAAACTAAAGGCTTTTGAAgatgtgaaagaaaacacaacaacggCAGCAGACAAGTCTCTGATCTCCAACTCGCATCAGACAAATTATAAAAAGCACCAAGTCCAAACAAG ggataacaggagagaaaaacacaccgCAGACCggaagcagaagaaagagagcGTGCTCGGGGCGAGACGAGGCCTCGTCATGATGTAA
- the oip5 gene encoding protein Mis18-beta, producing MEFDDSVLTRRVDGGKAGAEEARTRPHMTLHCAKCNTVMADSLSVCGEITRMSLIVCLRATTDVVVSNTKESGHKGEMANCIYSSLKCRGCRSSVGKVIHSAPSHWASIRSLFLLHRANITCYILDSRSMVKASTITLDLKPLKQNIDEVRKQFEAQLDRMLCVKSRLADRSVSSDLEK from the exons ATGGAGTTCGATGACAGCGTGTTGACGCGGCGTGTGGACGGTGGCAAAGCGGGAGCCGAGGAGGCTCGAACCAGGCCACACATGACTCTCCACTGCGCCAAGTGCAACACCGTGATGGCGGACTCCCTCAGCGTCTGCGGGGAGATCACACGCATGAGCCTGATCGTGTGTCTGC GAGCAACCACTGACGTTGTCGTCAGTAATACAAAGGAGTCAGGACATAAAGGAGAAATGGCAAATTG CATCTACAGTTCTCTAAAGTGTCGCGGCTGCCGCTCTTCTGTGGGCAAAGTTATTCACTCAGCTCCGTCGCATTGGGCCTCGATTCGctcgctcttcctcctccacagagcaAACATCACCTG TTACATCCTCGACAGCAGGTCAATGGTGAAAGCTTCCACAATCACATTGGATCTGAAGCCACTCAAACAAAACATCGATGAG GTGAGAAAGCAGTTCGAGGCGCAGCTGGACCGGATGTTGTGTGTAAAGAGCCGACTGGCTGACCGCAGCGTTAGCAGCGACTTGGAGAAGTAG
- the chp1 gene encoding calcineurin B homologous protein 1 has translation MGSRASTLLREEEIEEIKKETGFSHSQITRLYSRFTSLDKGENGTLSREDFQRIPELAINPLGDRIINAFFPEGEDQVNFRGFMRTLAHFRPIEDNEKNKPVSEPLNSRTNKLLFAFRLYDLDRDDKISRDELLQVLRMMVGVNISDEQLGSIADRTIQEADTNGDNSISFNEFIKVLEKVDVEQKMSIRFLH, from the exons ATGGGCTCCAGGGCGTCCACGCTACTCCGGGAGGAGGAGATCGAGGAGATCAAGAAGGAGACGGGCT TCTCCCACAGTCAGATAACTCGCCTGTACAGCCGCTTCACCAGCCTGGATAAAGGTGAAAACGGCACCCTCAG TCGAGAGGATTTCCAGAGGATCCCGGAGTTGGCCATCAACCCTCTGGGAGACAGAATCATCAATGCGTTTTTCCCTGAGGG agAGGACCAGGTAAACTTCCGGGGCTTCATGCGAACCTTAGCTCACTTCCGACCGATAGAGGACAACGAGAAGAACAAGCCAGTCAGCGAGCCGCTCAACAGCAGGACAAACAAGCTGCTCT TTGCTTTCCGTCTGTATGACCTGGACAGAGACGACAAAATCTCCCGggatgagctgctgcag GTCCTCAGGATGATGGTTGGTGTAAACATTTCAGATGAACAGCTTGGCAGCATTGCTGATAGGACCATACAGGAGGCCGACACAAACGGAGATAACTCCATCTCCTTCAATGAATTCATCAAG GTCTTGGAGAAGGTGGACGTGGAACAGAAAATGAGCATCCGCTTCCTGCACTAA
- the lgmn gene encoding legumain produces MCPSLLLLLGLSLGLVTALPAPQQGPDAGKHWVVIVAGSNGWYNYRHQADACHAYQIVHSNGIPDEQIVVMMYDDLAQNEENPTPGIVINRPNGTDVYKGVPKDYTGDDVTPENFLAVLKGDSSTAKGGSGKVLKSGPNDHVFVYFTDHGGPGILAFPNDELHVEDLQEAIKYMHENKKYKKMVFYIEACESGSMMKPLPADIDVYATTASNSHESSYACYYDEKRETYLGDWYSVNWMEDSDVEDLAKETLMKQYKIVRRHTNTSHVQQFGNKTLGHMKVDTFQGDHKAGGPPAPSVTLQPVRNLDLTPSPDVPLAILKRKLMASNDIAFARGMLMEISAHLKVREMLAETMHRVVEKVTGSKVEAEVVFNERADLSQHQCYKAAVKHYKQNCFNWHKTEYEYALRHLYALVNLCERGYPANRIQLAMDSVCHFSK; encoded by the exons ATGTGTCCGtcgctgctcctcctgctcggCCTGAGCCTCGGCCTGGTCACCGCTCTCCCCGCCCCGCAGCAGGGACCGGACGCTGGGAAGCACTGGGTGGTGATCGTGGCTGGTTCCAATGGTTGGTACAACTACAGACaccag GCGGATGCTTGCCATGCGTACCAGATCGTCCACAGCAACGGGATCCCGGACGAGCAGATCGTGGTCATGATGTACGACGACTTGGCTCAGAATGAAGA GAACCCGACCCCTGGGATCGTGATCAACCGGCCGAATGGCACAGACGTGTACAAGGGAGTTCCTAAAGATTACACTGGGGAT GATGTGACTCCGGAGAACTTCCTGGCTGTGCTGAAGGGAGATTCTTCAACAGCCAAAGGGGGCTCAGGAAAAGTGTTGAAGAG CGGCCCCAacgatcatgtgtttgtgtacttcACCGACCACGGGGGACCTGGTATTCTGGCTTTCCCCAATGATGAG CTCCATGTTGAAGATCTTCAGGAAGCCATTAAATACATgcatgaaaataagaaatacaaaaag ATGGTGTTTTACATTGAGGCGTGTGAGTCTGGGTCAATGATGAAGCCTCTGCCCGCTGACATTGACG TGTACGCCACCACAGCATCCAACTCCCATGAGTCCTCTTACGCCTGTTACTATGACGAGAAGAGGGAGACGTACCTGGGCGACTGGTACAGCGTGAACTGGATGGAGGACTCTGATGTG GAGGACCTGGCCAAAGAAACTTTGATGAAGCAGTACAAGATTGTACGGaggcacacaaacaccagcCACGTCCAGCAGTTTGGGAACAAG ACGCTGGGCCACATGAAGGTGGACACATTCCAGGGTGACCACAAAGCCGGCGgcccacctgctccttcagtgACCCTGCAGCCCGTTAGGAATCTGGATCTGACCCCAAGCCCTGACGTTCCCCTGGCCATCCTCAAGAGGAAGCTGATGGCCTCTAATGACATCGCATTTGCAAGGGGGATGCTGATGGAGATCAGCGCACACCTCAAG gtcagggAGATGCTCGCTGAGACGATGCACCGAGTGGTTGAGAAGGTGACCGGCAGTAAGGTCGAGGCTGAGGTGGTTTTCAACGAAAGAGCCGACCTGTCCCAGCACCAGTGCTACAAGGCTGCGGTCAAACACTACAAACAGAACTGCTTCAACTGGCACAAAACCGAG TATGAATACGCTCTGAGGCATCTGTATGCTCTGGTGAACCTGTGTGAGAGAGGATACCCTGCAAACAG aatCCAGCTGGCCATGGACTCCGTGTGTCATTTCAGCAAGTGA